Proteins from one Chitinophaga oryzae genomic window:
- a CDS encoding NAD+ synthase has protein sequence MKIILAQQNYHIGNFEHNTQKIIEGIAAAKAQGADLVVFSELCICGYPPRDFLEFEDFIRQCYHAIDVIKAHTQEIAVLVGCPARNPQREGKDLFNAAWFLHEGEVKQVVHKTLLPTYDVFDEYRYFEPSYEWNIIPFKGKKLAVTICEDIWNLGDNPLYRVCPMDMLMGQEPDVMINLSASPFDYDHDEDRKEIIRANVLKYRLPMYYCNTVGSQTEIVFDGGSLIYDAAGNIAKVLPYFEEAIGGMDLEDLVSKGEAPAEMVAFTPLTELVYDHNINRIYDALVMGIRDYFGKMGFKKAILGSSGGIDSAVTLAIACDALGSENVRAVLMPSPYSTEHSVDDAVALSKNLDNPYDIIRINDIYESFLATLEPYFKGLPFNVAEENTQSRIRGNLLMGLSNKFGYILLNTSNKSELSTGYGTLYGDMAGGLSVLGDVYKMQVYALARYINRDKEIIPVNIIDKAPSAELRPNQKDSDSLPDYAVLDKLLYQYIERRQGPKEIIAQGFDSALVSRALKMVNTNEYKRNQFCPIIRVSSKAFGVGRRIPIVGKYLS, from the coding sequence ATGAAAATTATACTGGCACAACAGAATTATCATATAGGTAACTTCGAACACAATACGCAGAAGATCATCGAGGGCATAGCCGCAGCCAAAGCGCAGGGCGCAGACCTGGTGGTGTTTTCCGAACTGTGCATCTGTGGTTATCCTCCGCGTGACTTTCTCGAATTTGAAGATTTTATCCGGCAGTGTTATCACGCCATCGACGTGATCAAAGCCCATACACAGGAGATCGCTGTGCTGGTAGGCTGCCCGGCCCGTAACCCCCAGCGGGAAGGCAAGGACCTGTTCAACGCCGCCTGGTTCCTCCATGAAGGCGAAGTAAAGCAGGTGGTACATAAGACCCTGCTTCCCACTTACGACGTTTTTGATGAATACCGTTACTTCGAGCCCTCCTATGAATGGAACATCATTCCGTTTAAAGGAAAGAAACTGGCGGTGACCATCTGCGAAGACATCTGGAACCTGGGCGATAACCCGCTGTACCGCGTGTGCCCTATGGATATGCTGATGGGACAGGAGCCGGACGTGATGATCAACCTCTCCGCTTCTCCGTTCGACTATGACCACGATGAAGACCGTAAAGAGATCATCCGCGCCAACGTGCTTAAATACCGGCTGCCCATGTATTACTGCAATACCGTGGGCTCCCAGACAGAGATCGTGTTCGACGGCGGTTCCCTCATTTACGACGCTGCCGGTAATATAGCGAAAGTGCTGCCCTACTTCGAAGAGGCCATAGGCGGCATGGACCTGGAAGACCTGGTGTCCAAAGGGGAAGCGCCTGCTGAAATGGTCGCTTTCACACCGCTCACGGAACTGGTGTACGATCATAACATTAACCGGATATACGATGCGCTGGTGATGGGTATCCGCGATTATTTCGGTAAGATGGGCTTCAAAAAGGCCATCCTGGGCTCTTCCGGCGGTATCGACAGCGCAGTCACCCTCGCTATTGCCTGCGATGCGCTGGGCAGTGAGAACGTACGCGCTGTGCTGATGCCTTCTCCCTATTCTACCGAACACTCTGTAGATGATGCTGTGGCGCTGTCCAAAAACCTGGACAACCCTTACGACATTATCCGCATCAACGATATTTACGAGAGCTTCCTTGCCACGCTGGAACCGTATTTCAAGGGCCTGCCCTTCAATGTGGCAGAAGAAAATACCCAGTCCCGTATCCGCGGTAACCTGCTGATGGGGCTCTCCAATAAGTTCGGGTACATCCTGCTGAATACCTCCAATAAAAGTGAACTGTCTACCGGCTACGGTACGCTTTACGGCGATATGGCCGGCGGACTGTCCGTACTGGGCGACGTGTACAAAATGCAGGTATACGCCCTCGCACGGTATATCAACCGGGACAAAGAGATCATTCCGGTAAACATCATTGACAAAGCCCCTTCCGCAGAGCTGCGCCCTAATCAAAAGGACAGCGACAGCCTGCCGGACTACGCTGTGCTGGACAAACTGCTGTACCAGTACATCGAACGCCGTCAGGGACCTAAAGAAATTATTGCTCAGGGATTTGACTCCGCATTGGTTTCGCGGGCCTTAAAAATGGTCAACACCAATGAATACAAAAGGAATCAATTCTGCCCTATCATCCGCGTATCGTCCAAGGCCTTTGGTGTGGGCCGCAGGATACCGATAGTAGGTAAATATCTCAGCTAA